In Streptomyces chartreusis NRRL 3882, the following are encoded in one genomic region:
- a CDS encoding LCP family protein, translating into MAQSSSVYGEGTKPGAVPNVRVPGNQGSSPGHPSGPGDGHGRGGRRPGRGRRVLRWSAASLSVLILATAGAGYLYYEHLNGNIEKGRRSSGDSTARKAAPNAAGQTPLNILLVGSDSRASDENVKLGGARKDRGNPPLGDVQMLIHLAADRKSAAVVSIPRDTRVDIPKCTDPKTGRTYPPVNTIINASLARGGAGCTLATWENLTGVYIDHWMTIDFAGVVKMADAIGGVEVCVRQNVWDRPLPGVPGGSGLKLTAGRKKVQGEQALQWLRTRHAWGSDPLRARAQHMYMNSMIRTLKAQNVFTDTGRLTDLAEAATKSLHVSEELGTVKKLYDLGMQLKTVPTDRITMTTLPTVEDPQDRNHLVPAGTDADRVWDMIRDDVPFDGKGGKPGARKTPEKASKAPETSEDPAAADDSIGVLVQNATRSSALGPVTGRAGAIARLLVGKGFTRAAADTSGALSEERTVVRYPSADLAGDAQRVAKSLGVPASSVRRSTDVSGVTVVVGADWRTGTAYPKPRAPKAGDLPGDADALNGSDTGKCMDVYAPYRW; encoded by the coding sequence ATGGCACAGAGCAGCAGTGTGTACGGGGAGGGGACGAAGCCGGGGGCGGTCCCGAACGTGCGGGTCCCGGGCAACCAGGGCAGCAGCCCGGGGCACCCGTCCGGGCCGGGCGACGGGCACGGCCGGGGAGGCCGCCGACCGGGCCGCGGTCGCCGCGTCCTGCGCTGGTCGGCGGCGTCCCTCTCCGTGCTGATCCTCGCGACCGCCGGCGCCGGCTACCTCTACTACGAGCACCTGAACGGCAACATCGAGAAGGGCCGGCGCAGCAGCGGCGACTCCACGGCGCGCAAGGCCGCCCCGAACGCGGCCGGGCAGACGCCCCTGAACATCCTGCTGGTCGGCTCCGACAGCCGTGCCTCCGACGAGAACGTGAAGCTGGGCGGCGCGCGGAAGGACCGCGGCAACCCGCCGCTGGGCGACGTGCAGATGCTCATCCACCTGGCCGCGGACCGAAAAAGCGCCGCCGTGGTGAGCATTCCGCGCGACACCCGGGTCGACATACCCAAGTGCACCGACCCGAAGACCGGGCGGACGTACCCGCCGGTCAACACGATCATCAACGCCTCGCTGGCCCGGGGCGGGGCGGGCTGCACGCTGGCGACCTGGGAGAACCTCACCGGGGTCTACATCGACCACTGGATGACCATCGACTTCGCGGGCGTGGTGAAGATGGCCGACGCCATCGGCGGGGTCGAGGTGTGCGTGCGGCAGAACGTGTGGGACCGCCCGCTGCCCGGCGTGCCCGGCGGCTCGGGTCTGAAGCTCACGGCCGGCCGGAAGAAGGTCCAGGGCGAGCAGGCCCTCCAGTGGCTGCGCACCCGGCACGCCTGGGGCAGCGACCCGCTGCGGGCCAGGGCGCAGCACATGTACATGAACTCGATGATCCGCACGCTCAAGGCGCAGAACGTTTTCACCGACACCGGCCGGCTGACCGATCTGGCCGAGGCTGCCACCAAGTCGCTGCACGTGTCCGAGGAGCTCGGCACGGTGAAGAAGCTGTACGACCTGGGGATGCAGCTGAAGACGGTCCCGACGGACCGCATCACCATGACGACGCTGCCCACGGTCGAGGACCCGCAGGACCGCAACCACCTGGTCCCGGCCGGCACCGACGCCGACCGGGTGTGGGACATGATCCGCGACGACGTGCCCTTCGACGGCAAGGGCGGGAAGCCGGGCGCGAGGAAGACACCCGAGAAGGCGTCCAAGGCGCCCGAGACGTCCGAGGACCCCGCCGCGGCGGACGATTCGATCGGCGTCCTGGTGCAGAACGCCACGCGTTCCAGCGCCCTCGGCCCGGTGACCGGGCGCGCGGGCGCCATCGCGCGGCTGCTCGTGGGGAAGGGCTTCACGCGGGCCGCCGCGGACACCTCGGGCGCGCTGTCCGAGGAGCGGACCGTGGTGCGCTATCCGAGCGCCGACCTCGCGGGCGACGCGCAGCGCGTCGCCAAGTCGCTGGGTGTTCCGGCGAGTTCGGTACGGCGGTCGACCGACGTCTCCGGCGTCACGGTCGTCGTGGGCGCCGACTGGCGTACGGGTACGGCCTATCCGAAGCCGCGGGCTCCGAAGGCGGGGGACCTGCCCGGCGACGCGGACGCCCTCAACGGCTCCGACACCGGCAAGTGCATGGACGTGTACGCGCCCTATCGCTGGTAG
- a CDS encoding four-helix bundle copper-binding protein has protein sequence MTQQPATMAPLSKEMQDCVQACMACHSVCEETMSSCLQMGGQAQMQIMRAVMDCAEMTRLCADMMMRRSPLSAEMCAMCARACDMCAEACMSMPDDAQMMRCAEACRRCAETCRSMSAAAM, from the coding sequence ATGACCCAGCAGCCCGCCACCATGGCCCCGCTGAGCAAGGAGATGCAGGACTGCGTCCAGGCGTGCATGGCCTGCCACAGCGTGTGTGAGGAGACCATGAGCTCCTGCCTGCAGATGGGCGGTCAGGCCCAGATGCAGATCATGCGCGCGGTCATGGACTGCGCCGAGATGACGCGTCTGTGCGCCGACATGATGATGCGCCGCTCGCCGCTGTCGGCCGAGATGTGCGCGATGTGCGCACGGGCCTGTGACATGTGCGCCGAGGCGTGTATGTCCATGCCGGACGACGCCCAGATGATGCGCTGCGCCGAGGCGTGTCGCCGCTGTGCCGAGACGTGCCGGTCGATGTCGGCCGCCGCGATGTGA
- a CDS encoding LCP family protein, which produces MPTPPRSPRSTAAPQRRPQHSPGRSPRRPAPPARRRKPRWGLRVVTTLSVVVLASAGIGHAVMTSLDADIARVDPFKDMKNRPRAGHGMNVLLVGTDGREKISEEERRKYRLGGEPCHCTDTIMIVHVSADRERASVVSLPRDSYAVTPAHVDRTTGKRHGGHPIKLNAAYAEGGPQLTVRTVESMTKVKIDHYLEVDFTSFMRTVDVVGGVRICTAAPLRDSYTGLDLPAGRHTLAGGQALQYVRARHLDGASDLGRMQRQQRFMAALVERITSSGILLNPLKFRDVTRAVLGSVRADKGFGTHEMLGLGRAMRNFSPSSSEFTTVPIGQMDFAVQGVGSTLKWDPVKAERLFRALREDQPLSVHRPRDAARIVPVAPQQIRVQVENGTGTPGLGRRVDAALASTGFRTTRAPVNAAARDVKRTVVAYDPRWDRSAKSLAAALPGSELRPVKGLGATLKVIAGTDFERVRKVRAGDAGQGESGVVRGDEVACS; this is translated from the coding sequence TTGCCCACGCCGCCGCGGTCCCCTCGGTCCACCGCCGCCCCGCAGCGCCGCCCGCAGCACTCTCCCGGGCGCTCCCCGCGCAGGCCCGCGCCGCCCGCACGGCGCCGGAAGCCGCGCTGGGGCCTGCGGGTGGTCACCACCCTGTCCGTGGTGGTCCTCGCGTCCGCCGGTATCGGGCACGCGGTGATGACCAGCCTGGACGCGGACATCGCCCGGGTCGACCCCTTCAAGGACATGAAGAACCGGCCGCGGGCGGGCCACGGCATGAACGTGCTGCTGGTCGGCACCGACGGCCGCGAGAAGATCAGCGAGGAGGAGCGGCGGAAGTACCGGCTGGGCGGTGAGCCCTGCCACTGCACCGACACGATCATGATCGTGCACGTGTCGGCGGACCGGGAACGGGCGAGTGTGGTGAGCCTGCCGCGCGACTCGTACGCCGTGACGCCCGCGCACGTCGACCGTACGACGGGCAAGCGGCACGGCGGGCACCCGATCAAGCTGAACGCGGCGTACGCCGAGGGCGGGCCGCAGCTGACCGTGCGGACGGTCGAGAGCATGACGAAGGTGAAGATCGACCACTATCTGGAGGTCGACTTCACCAGCTTCATGCGGACGGTGGACGTGGTCGGAGGCGTGCGGATCTGTACCGCCGCCCCGCTCAGGGACAGCTACACCGGCCTGGACCTCCCGGCCGGGCGGCACACGCTGGCGGGCGGGCAGGCGCTCCAGTACGTACGCGCCCGCCACCTCGACGGGGCGTCGGACCTGGGCCGGATGCAACGCCAGCAGCGCTTCATGGCGGCGCTCGTGGAACGGATCACCTCCTCGGGGATCCTCCTCAACCCGTTGAAGTTCCGGGACGTGACGCGGGCGGTGCTCGGCTCGGTGCGGGCGGACAAGGGCTTCGGCACGCACGAGATGCTGGGCCTGGGCCGGGCCATGCGGAACTTCTCCCCCTCCTCCTCCGAGTTCACGACCGTCCCGATCGGGCAGATGGACTTCGCCGTGCAGGGCGTCGGCTCGACGCTGAAGTGGGACCCCGTCAAAGCCGAGCGGCTCTTCCGCGCCCTGCGCGAGGACCAGCCGCTGTCCGTGCACCGGCCGCGCGACGCGGCCCGGATCGTCCCGGTCGCCCCGCAGCAGATCCGCGTCCAGGTGGAGAACGGCACGGGCACGCCCGGCCTGGGCCGCCGTGTGGACGCGGCCCTGGCGTCGACGGGCTTCCGTACGACCCGGGCCCCGGTGAACGCCGCCGCCCGTGACGTGAAGCGCACGGTCGTCGCCTACGACCCCCGCTGGGACCGCTCGGCCAAGTCCCTCGCCGCGGCCCTGCCGGGCAGCGAACTCCGCCCGGTCAAGGGCCTGGGCGCGACCCTGAAGGTCATCGCGGGCACGGACTTCGAACGCGTGCGCAAGGTACGGGCCGGGGACGCGGGGCAGGGCGAGTCCGGGGTGGTGCGGGGGGATGAGGTGGCGTGCTCGTAG
- a CDS encoding LCP family protein: MTQSGVRENESRQGVRRGPGPGESKSAAGGVPGGEGPPRRRRRLLKWSAAVLAVLILGTAGAGYLYYRHLNGNIKKDALNLGDNKVAAPTPNAAGQTPLNILLIGSDARDTEENQKLGGARETFGAAPLADVQMLLHLSADRTNMSVVSMPRDTLVKIPKCTDPDDGKVYAGTQGRTMTNQSLGHGGPGCTVATWQELTGIHIDHFIMVDFAGVVAMADAVGGVPVCVDANIHSRTSDGKGSGLKLEKGTSYIQGEQALQWLRTRYGFEDGSDLARAKAQHMYMNAMVRQLRENATLSSPNKLRRLAEEATRALTVDPGLDTVKKLYDLSDELRKVEPARITMTTMPNRYVGARVEPTEDAEQLFRLVREDIALDGKDTDRTKAAEKASADPAAADDEIAVQVRNGTRTDTLAPASGRASTVAGLLKEQGFAQAVADTKGSWSEDRTLVRYPSADLEGDAQRVAKALGIPLSSVQRSTGVSGVTLVVGADWRTGPDYKAPKRNDKTPKSAEALNGADDKACMHVNPGFTW, from the coding sequence GTGACGCAGAGCGGTGTGCGGGAGAACGAATCGCGGCAGGGCGTCCGCCGGGGACCGGGCCCGGGTGAGAGCAAGTCGGCGGCGGGTGGCGTGCCCGGCGGAGAGGGGCCGCCCCGGCGTCGGCGGCGGCTGCTGAAGTGGTCCGCGGCCGTGCTCGCCGTCCTCATACTCGGGACCGCCGGGGCCGGGTACCTCTACTACCGGCATCTCAACGGCAACATCAAGAAGGACGCGCTGAACCTCGGCGACAACAAGGTCGCCGCGCCGACCCCGAACGCCGCGGGGCAGACCCCGCTGAACATCCTGCTCATCGGCTCGGACGCGCGGGACACCGAGGAGAACCAGAAACTGGGCGGCGCCCGTGAGACGTTCGGCGCCGCGCCGCTGGCCGATGTGCAGATGCTGCTGCACCTGTCCGCCGACCGCACGAACATGTCGGTCGTCAGCATGCCCCGCGACACGCTCGTGAAGATCCCGAAGTGCACCGACCCGGACGACGGGAAGGTGTACGCCGGGACCCAGGGGCGGACCATGACCAACCAGAGCCTCGGGCACGGCGGCCCGGGCTGCACCGTGGCCACCTGGCAGGAGCTCACCGGCATCCACATCGACCACTTCATCATGGTCGACTTCGCGGGCGTGGTGGCGATGGCCGACGCCGTCGGCGGTGTCCCGGTGTGCGTCGACGCGAACATCCACTCCCGCACGTCCGACGGCAAGGGCTCGGGCCTGAAACTGGAGAAGGGCACCTCGTACATCCAGGGCGAGCAGGCCCTGCAGTGGCTGCGCACCCGCTACGGCTTCGAGGACGGCAGCGACCTCGCCCGCGCCAAGGCCCAGCACATGTACATGAACGCGATGGTCCGCCAGCTGCGCGAGAACGCCACCCTCAGCAGCCCCAACAAGCTCCGCCGACTGGCCGAGGAGGCCACCCGGGCGCTGACGGTCGACCCCGGCCTCGACACCGTCAAGAAGCTCTACGACCTCAGCGACGAGCTGCGCAAGGTCGAGCCGGCGCGCATCACCATGACCACGATGCCCAACCGGTACGTGGGCGCCCGCGTGGAACCGACGGAGGACGCCGAGCAGTTGTTCCGGCTGGTGCGGGAGGACATCGCGCTGGACGGCAAGGACACGGACCGGACGAAGGCCGCGGAGAAGGCCTCCGCCGACCCGGCCGCGGCCGACGACGAGATCGCCGTCCAGGTCCGCAACGGCACCCGCACCGACACCCTGGCCCCGGCGAGCGGGCGCGCGAGCACGGTGGCCGGGCTGCTGAAGGAGCAGGGCTTCGCCCAGGCCGTCGCCGACACCAAGGGCTCGTGGAGCGAGGACAGGACCCTCGTCCGCTACCCGAGCGCCGACCTGGAGGGCGACGCCCAGCGCGTCGCCAAGGCCCTGGGCATCCCGCTGAGTTCGGTGCAGCGGTCGACCGGCGTCTCCGGCGTCACCCTCGTCGTCGGCGCGGACTGGCGTACCGGCCCGGACTACAAGGCGCCGAAGCGGAACGACAAGACCCCGAAGTCGGCCGAGGCGCTCAACGGCGCGGACGACAAGGCCTGCATGCACGTGAACCCGGGCTTCACCTGGTGA
- a CDS encoding glycosyltransferase family 2 protein: protein MNANPDVRLPAVSVIMPVLNEERHLRGAVQAILAQEYAGEMEVVIALGPSTDRTDEIAAELVAEDPRVHTVPNPTGRTPAALNAAINASRHPIVVRVDGHGMLSPNYIATAVRLLEETGAQNVGGIMHAEGENDWEHAVAAAMTSKIGVGNASFHTGGQAGPAETVYLGVFRREALEQQGGYNVEFIRAQDWELNFRIREAGGLIWFSPELKVSYRPRPSVKALAKQYKDYGRWRHVVARFHEGSINLRYLAPPTAVCAIAAGILVGALLTPWGFVVPGGYLAAILLGSVPAGRGLPLKARLQIPVALATMHMSWGWGFLTSPRSLAKKVIASRRPAVRADADAATG, encoded by the coding sequence ATGAACGCCAATCCCGACGTGCGGCTCCCCGCCGTTTCCGTGATCATGCCCGTCCTCAACGAGGAACGGCATCTGCGGGGAGCAGTCCAAGCGATCCTCGCGCAGGAGTACGCCGGCGAGATGGAGGTCGTGATCGCCCTCGGTCCGTCCACGGACCGCACGGACGAGATCGCCGCCGAGCTCGTGGCCGAAGACCCGCGCGTGCATACCGTTCCGAACCCGACCGGCCGTACACCCGCGGCGCTGAACGCGGCGATCAACGCCTCGCGCCACCCGATCGTCGTCCGCGTCGACGGGCACGGCATGCTCTCCCCCAACTACATTGCCACCGCCGTACGGCTCCTGGAGGAGACCGGCGCGCAGAACGTGGGCGGCATCATGCACGCCGAGGGCGAGAACGACTGGGAGCACGCCGTCGCCGCCGCGATGACCTCGAAGATAGGGGTCGGCAACGCCTCCTTCCACACGGGCGGACAGGCGGGCCCGGCCGAGACCGTCTACCTCGGGGTCTTCCGGCGCGAGGCGCTGGAGCAGCAGGGCGGCTACAACGTGGAGTTCATCCGCGCCCAGGACTGGGAGCTGAACTTCCGGATCAGGGAGGCCGGGGGCCTCATCTGGTTCTCGCCCGAGCTGAAGGTGTCGTACCGGCCGCGGCCGAGCGTGAAGGCGCTCGCCAAGCAGTACAAGGACTACGGCCGCTGGCGGCACGTCGTCGCCCGCTTCCACGAGGGCTCGATCAACCTGCGCTACCTCGCCCCGCCGACCGCCGTGTGCGCGATCGCGGCCGGGATCCTGGTGGGCGCGCTGCTGACGCCGTGGGGTTTCGTGGTGCCCGGCGGCTATCTCGCGGCGATCCTGCTCGGCTCGGTCCCGGCGGGCAGGGGGCTGCCGCTCAAGGCGCGGCTCCAGATCCCCGTGGCGCTGGCCACGATGCACATGTCGTGGGGCTGGGGCTTCCTGACCAGCCCGCGGTCGCTGGCGAAGAAGGTCATCGCCTCCCGGCGTCCGGCGGTCCGGGCGGACGCCGACGCGGCCACCGGCTGA
- a CDS encoding LCP family protein has translation MDAQRRGRGDQIDPADQWVLNPNTGEYELRLTPSGAQSPASGARGSTPPTGAGGRTAGPRDAAPRAAVSREGGTRTGVPPQRRRRGAPEEPPPGRRGGRRPVQRKPKKAKKALMWTGGTMAFVLVGVGAAGYFYLRHLEGNVSTTDVGSAGASNFSKDEAFNILIIGTDKRTGEGNEGYGDKGSSGHADTTILLHVAEDRSNATALSIPRDLIVDIPDCPTKLEDGSEKIVPGQRGVRFNRSLGENGRDPGCAMRTVKENTGIQPDHFMMADFNAVKTLTTAVDGVDVCVEKPVNDKQSKLVLPAGESTVEGEQALAFVRTRKSFGNSGDLDRIKVQQQFLGSLMRKMSSSDTLTSPSKLLKLAEAATEALTVDKAIGSVGTLKDIALELKKVPTKNIAFTTVPVVDNPAETVKATVVVDQSKAPQVFDMIRNDVSFTEVKRQKKKEKDAEAARLKGSKAPASEVRVRILNGGAVAGSAQKTLQYLQVEEGVTKSENGGNAPAELAKTTLEYGPDQADQARRLADIMGLSGSAMKPGESVENAQGLPTMTLTLGKDFKGAGVKLDAPVEAADVEKSTADKVKCAS, from the coding sequence GTGGACGCGCAACGCCGTGGGCGGGGGGACCAGATCGACCCCGCAGACCAGTGGGTACTCAATCCGAACACCGGCGAATACGAACTGCGACTGACTCCATCCGGAGCGCAGTCGCCGGCGTCCGGGGCACGCGGATCCACTCCCCCGACGGGTGCGGGCGGCCGTACGGCGGGTCCGCGTGACGCGGCACCCCGTGCCGCGGTCTCCCGGGAGGGCGGCACCCGCACCGGCGTTCCGCCCCAGCGCCGGCGGCGCGGTGCGCCCGAGGAGCCGCCGCCCGGGCGGCGCGGTGGACGCCGGCCGGTGCAGCGGAAGCCGAAGAAGGCGAAGAAGGCGCTGATGTGGACCGGCGGCACGATGGCGTTCGTGCTGGTCGGGGTGGGCGCGGCCGGCTACTTCTACCTCCGGCACCTGGAGGGCAACGTCAGCACGACCGACGTCGGCAGCGCGGGAGCGAGCAACTTCAGCAAGGACGAGGCCTTCAACATCCTCATCATCGGCACGGACAAGCGCACCGGCGAGGGCAACGAGGGCTACGGGGACAAGGGCAGCTCCGGGCACGCCGACACCACGATCCTGCTGCACGTCGCCGAGGACCGGTCCAACGCGACCGCGCTCAGCATCCCCCGCGACCTGATCGTGGACATCCCCGACTGTCCGACGAAGCTGGAGGACGGCTCGGAGAAGATCGTCCCGGGCCAGCGGGGCGTCCGCTTCAACCGGAGCCTCGGCGAGAACGGCCGGGACCCCGGCTGCGCCATGCGCACGGTCAAGGAGAACACCGGCATCCAGCCCGACCACTTCATGATGGCCGACTTCAACGCGGTGAAGACGCTGACGACCGCGGTGGACGGGGTCGACGTCTGTGTGGAGAAGCCGGTCAACGACAAGCAGTCCAAACTCGTCCTGCCCGCGGGCGAGTCGACGGTCGAGGGCGAGCAGGCCCTCGCGTTCGTCCGTACGCGCAAGAGCTTCGGCAACAGCGGTGACCTGGACCGGATCAAGGTGCAGCAGCAGTTCCTGGGCTCGCTCATGCGCAAGATGTCCTCCAGTGACACCCTCACCAGCCCCTCGAAGCTGCTGAAGCTGGCCGAGGCCGCGACCGAGGCGCTGACCGTGGACAAGGCCATCGGCAGCGTCGGCACGCTCAAGGACATCGCCCTGGAGTTGAAGAAGGTGCCGACGAAGAACATCGCCTTCACGACGGTGCCGGTGGTCGACAACCCGGCGGAGACGGTGAAGGCGACGGTCGTCGTCGACCAGTCGAAGGCTCCCCAGGTGTTCGACATGATCAGGAACGATGTCTCGTTCACCGAGGTCAAGCGGCAGAAGAAGAAGGAGAAGGACGCCGAGGCCGCGCGGCTCAAGGGCAGCAAGGCCCCGGCATCCGAGGTCCGGGTGCGGATCCTCAACGGCGGAGCGGTCGCCGGCAGCGCGCAGAAGACCCTCCAGTACCTCCAGGTCGAGGAGGGTGTGACCAAGTCCGAGAACGGCGGGAACGCGCCCGCCGAGCTGGCTAAGACCACGCTCGAGTACGGCCCCGACCAGGCCGACCAGGCCCGCCGCCTCGCCGACATCATGGGGCTGTCCGGGTCGGCGATGAAGCCGGGCGAGAGCGTGGAGAACGCCCAGGGCCTGCCCACCATGACCCTGACCCTCGGCAAGGACTTCAAGGGCGCCGGCGTGAAGCTCGACGCCCCGGTCGAGGCCGCGGACGTGGAGAAGTCCACCGCCGACAAGGTGAAGTGCGCGAGTTGA
- a CDS encoding LCP family protein, producing MDAQGRGRADDIDPADQWVLNPNTGEYELRLPPTPPQSGVPGPRRPPASDAVPPARGRTAAPGPPGPETPGRAAPPRRRRGAPEEPLPGRRGRRPAKKAAKGKKVLLWTGGTMAFVLVAGAGAAYFYIEHLNDNIASVSDDGASTGGFQKDKAINILLIGTDKRTGKGNENYGDAGSVGHADTTILLHVSKDRSNATALSIPRDLIVDVPDCPTTQEDGTQKVIPGTRQVRFNTSLGQDGRTPSCTMRTVTELTGVKPDNFMVADFNAVKTLTSAVGGVEVCLGKDIDDPDSHLKLSKGTHTIEGEQALAFVRTRHAVGFGGDLSRIGLQQQFLSALMRKLKSNDTLTSPSKMLDLAEAGTKALTVDSQLDSIGKLKDLGLELGKLNTKNLTFTTTPVIDNPAEKVKSTVVLNESTAPQVFDMIKNDVSFTAVKEKKKKEAAAVAARLKGSKAPASEVRVRILNGGADPGSAQETLSWLQVEEGVTKSENAGNAPAELAKTTLEYAPDQADQARRLADIMGLSGSAMKPGESVENAQGLPTMTLTLGKDFKGAGASLTAPSKAPEGVQKSTADKVECAE from the coding sequence GTGGACGCGCAAGGCCGTGGGCGGGCGGACGATATCGATCCCGCAGACCAGTGGGTGCTCAATCCGAACACCGGCGAATACGAACTGCGACTGCCCCCTACCCCACCGCAGTCGGGCGTCCCCGGCCCCCGCAGGCCACCGGCTTCCGACGCGGTCCCGCCGGCGCGCGGCCGTACGGCTGCGCCCGGCCCGCCGGGACCTGAGACGCCCGGCCGCGCGGCGCCGCCGCGCAGGCGCCGCGGGGCGCCGGAGGAACCGCTGCCGGGGCGGCGCGGGCGGCGACCGGCCAAGAAGGCCGCGAAGGGCAAGAAGGTCCTGCTGTGGACCGGCGGCACGATGGCTTTCGTGCTGGTCGCGGGGGCGGGCGCCGCGTACTTCTACATCGAGCACCTGAACGACAACATCGCGTCCGTCTCGGACGACGGCGCGAGCACCGGTGGCTTCCAGAAGGACAAGGCCATCAACATCCTGCTGATCGGCACGGACAAGCGCACCGGCAAGGGCAACGAGAACTACGGCGACGCGGGCAGTGTCGGGCACGCCGACACCACGATCCTGCTGCACGTCTCCAAGGACCGTTCGAACGCGACCGCGCTCAGCATCCCCCGCGACCTGATCGTCGACGTGCCGGACTGCCCGACCACGCAGGAGGACGGCACGCAGAAGGTCATCCCCGGCACGCGGCAGGTCCGCTTCAACACCAGCCTCGGCCAGGACGGCCGTACGCCCAGCTGCACCATGCGGACCGTGACCGAGCTGACGGGGGTCAAGCCGGACAACTTCATGGTGGCCGACTTCAACGCGGTCAAGACGCTGACCAGCGCGGTCGGCGGGGTCGAGGTCTGTCTGGGCAAGGACATCGACGACCCGGACTCGCACCTGAAGCTGTCGAAGGGCACACACACCATCGAGGGCGAGCAGGCGCTGGCGTTCGTGCGGACCCGGCACGCCGTCGGCTTCGGCGGCGACCTGAGCCGGATCGGGCTCCAGCAGCAGTTCCTGAGCGCGCTGATGCGCAAGCTGAAGTCCAACGACACGCTCACCAGCCCCTCCAAGATGCTCGACCTGGCCGAGGCGGGCACCAAGGCCCTGACCGTCGACTCGCAGCTGGACAGCATCGGCAAGCTGAAGGACCTCGGTCTGGAGCTGGGCAAGCTCAACACCAAGAACCTGACCTTCACCACGACCCCGGTGATCGACAACCCGGCGGAGAAGGTCAAGAGCACGGTCGTACTGAACGAGTCGACGGCCCCGCAGGTCTTCGACATGATCAAGAACGACGTCTCCTTCACCGCGGTCAAGGAGAAGAAGAAGAAGGAAGCCGCCGCGGTGGCCGCCCGGCTGAAGGGCAGCAAGGCCCCGGCCTCCGAGGTCCGGGTGCGGATCCTCAACGGCGGTGCCGACCCCGGCAGCGCCCAGGAGACGCTCAGCTGGCTCCAGGTCGAGGAAGGCGTGACCAAGTCGGAGAACGCCGGCAACGCGCCCGCCGAGCTGGCGAAGACCACGCTCGAGTACGCCCCCGACCAGGCCGACCAGGCCCGCCGCCTCGCCGACATCATGGGGCTGTCCGGGTCGGCGATGAAGCCGGGCGAGAGCGTGGAGAACGCCCAGGGGCTGCCCACGATGACGCTGACCCTGGGCAAGGACTTCAAGGGTGCGGGCGCCTCCCTCACCGCTCCGTCGAAGGCGCCGGAGGGTGTCCAGAAGTCCACGGCGGACAAGGTCGAGTGCGCCGAGTGA
- a CDS encoding LCP family protein, whose product MNDWPEGFSGDNRGNRYGRGSSSAQPESARVMRQVRRGPAASPGQAGYGGAPPYSSGVPQQPSYVDGGGYGPGDGYDSGYNTGQVYGSPGGRGPGGPGDGMYEPRPAPNWRRRIKVTAITLVTVLVVTSVATYFWADSKLNRDVDLSKVIDRPEAGEGTNYLIVGSDSREGMSAEEKKKLHTGSAEGKRTDSMMILHTGGNGPTLISLPRDSNVTIPSYKGSDSGKLYPATGRQTKLNAAYAEDGPELLVRTVEANTGLHIDHYVEIGFAGFANIVDAVGGVEMDIPQDIKDTKSGADFKKGKQTLNGDQALAFVRTRYALAGSDLDRTKNQQKFLSALANQVATPSTVLNPFKLYPTMGAGLDSLVVDKDMGLFDLASMFWAMKGVSGGDGKSMNMPIAGNSANGNLQWDTAKVKTLVSQLKNDETVTVSGN is encoded by the coding sequence ATGAATGATTGGCCCGAGGGATTCTCCGGTGACAACCGCGGCAACCGCTACGGACGCGGCAGCTCGAGCGCACAGCCCGAGAGCGCCCGTGTCATGCGGCAGGTCCGCCGCGGTCCGGCGGCGTCGCCCGGGCAGGCCGGCTACGGCGGCGCCCCGCCGTACAGCAGCGGGGTACCGCAGCAGCCCTCGTACGTCGACGGCGGCGGCTACGGCCCCGGCGACGGCTACGACAGCGGCTACAACACCGGCCAGGTCTACGGCTCGCCCGGCGGCAGAGGCCCCGGGGGTCCTGGCGACGGGATGTACGAGCCGCGCCCCGCGCCCAACTGGCGTCGCCGTATCAAGGTGACGGCCATCACGCTCGTGACGGTGCTGGTCGTGACGAGCGTGGCCACGTACTTCTGGGCCGATTCCAAGCTCAACCGTGACGTCGACCTGTCGAAGGTCATCGACCGGCCGGAGGCGGGCGAGGGCACGAACTACCTCATCGTCGGCTCCGACAGCCGCGAAGGCATGTCGGCCGAGGAGAAGAAGAAGCTGCACACCGGGTCCGCCGAGGGCAAGCGCACGGACTCGATGATGATCCTGCACACCGGCGGCAACGGCCCGACGCTGATCTCGCTGCCGCGTGACTCGAACGTCACGATCCCGTCGTACAAGGGCTCCGACTCCGGCAAGCTCTACCCGGCCACCGGACGCCAGACGAAGCTGAACGCGGCGTACGCGGAGGACGGCCCGGAGCTGCTGGTCCGTACCGTCGAGGCCAACACCGGCCTGCACATCGACCACTACGTGGAGATCGGCTTCGCCGGCTTCGCGAACATCGTGGACGCGGTCGGCGGCGTCGAGATGGACATCCCGCAGGACATCAAGGACACCAAGTCCGGCGCGGACTTCAAGAAGGGCAAGCAGACCCTGAACGGCGACCAGGCCCTGGCCTTCGTCCGTACCCGGTACGCGCTCGCCGGCTCCGACCTGGACCGCACGAAGAACCAGCAGAAGTTCCTCTCCGCGCTGGCCAACCAGGTCGCCACCCCGAGCACGGTCCTCAACCCGTTCAAGCTGTACCCGACCATGGGCGCGGGCCTGGACTCGCTCGTGGTCGACAAGGACATGGGCCTGTTCGACCTGGCGTCGATGTTCTGGGCGATGAAGGGCGTCAGCGGCGGCGACGGCAAGTCCATGAACATGCCGATCGCGGGCAACTCCGCGAACGGCAACCTCCAGTGGGACACCGCGAAGGTGAAGACGCTGGTCAGCCAGCTGAAGAACGACGAGACGGTCACCGTCTCGGGCAACTGA